GCTCGGGACTTCGCCCGGGGCAGGGAAGACAGAAGACACCCCTCGACTTCGTCCCTCGACAAGCTCGGGACTTCGCCCGGGGCAGGGAGATCAGAAAAATAAAATATTTAAGGTTGAAAAGTTTACAGAAAAGCCGGATAGAAAAACAGCCGAGAGGTTTTTAAAAAGCGGTGATTATTTCTGGAACAGCGGTATATTTGCCTGGAAGGCGCAGGTAATATTAGATGCGATCGCCGAATATATGCCCGAGCTTTTCAAAGCGCTTTTGGAAGTTAAGAGTTCCTTTGGCTTACCCGAACAGGAAGAAGTTTTAAATAGGGCTTACAGCCGGCTTAAATGTGTGCCGATTGATTCCGGCATTATGGAGCAGGCTGAAAACGTAGTCAGCTTAAAGGCGGATTTTGGCTGGGATGACCTTGGGCACTGGGAAGACGCCAGAAAATATGCGAAGGATTTTAGGATTAGACATAGGACAAAAAAGAATAGGCCTGGCTCTAAGCGATAGGCTTGGCTGCACTGCTCAGGGCCTGGATACATTAATCAGGGCCAATGATAGCCGGGACATAGACAGCTTAAGAGAGATCATTAAAAAATATGATGTTGAAGAAATAGTAGCCGGGCTTCCGTTGAATATGAATGGCTCTGCGGGGCCGTCTGCTGAGAAGGTTATGGGGTTTATTGAAACGTTAAGAAAAGATCTTAAATTACCGGTAAAAACCTGGGATGAGCGCCTGACCAGCTTGCAGGCAAGGGGCGTGCTTTTACAGGCTAACTTAAGCCGGAAGAAAAGAAAAAAAGTAACTGATAAATTAGCCGCCCAGTTGATATTACAGGGCTATTTGGAAAGTAGAGGAGAATAATGTATGAGATAACAAGGCTGGATAGCGGACTAAGGATAGCGACTCACAGGATAAAGGGTATGAATTCGGCGGCTGTCGGGGTGTGGGTAGCTACCGGTAGCAGATATGAACGAGAAGCCATTTCAGGCATTTCTCATTTTATAGAACACCTTTTATTTAAAGGGACTTCCAAAAGATCGGCCAAAGCAATAAAGACATCTATCGAGGGCAAAGGAGGGTCTTTAAACGGGTTTACATCCGAAGAGGTTACTTGTTTTCTCTGTAAGGTGCTGTTGAAAGACTTAAGGGCCGGAATAGACGTCCTTTCCGATATGGTAGTTGGGTCATTACTCAATAAAGATGATATAGAAAAAGAAAGGACTGTAAT
This DNA window, taken from Candidatus Omnitrophota bacterium, encodes the following:
- the ruvX gene encoding Holliday junction resolvase RuvX, giving the protein MRRILGLDIGQKRIGLALSDRLGCTAQGLDTLIRANDSRDIDSLREIIKKYDVEEIVAGLPLNMNGSAGPSAEKVMGFIETLRKDLKLPVKTWDERLTSLQARGVLLQANLSRKKRKKVTDKLAAQLILQGYLESRGE